The Methanobacterium lacus genome includes a region encoding these proteins:
- a CDS encoding ABC transporter ATP-binding protein, producing the protein MTILEVKNATFAYENSDNIFEGVNLTVDRGDVICILGSNGCGKTTLMKCMNKLHELKDGAVYINGENIKTMDQRTIARNIGYIPQGHVSTFAFSVFDVVLMGRTPHLDYLDSPGKKDRLITEEALKKFGIYHLKNKPYTSLSGGEQQLVFFARVIAQQPQILLLDEPTSHLDFGNQLKTLNIISKLSQEGIAIVMTSHYPDHAFISANKVALMKDQGFLGIDTPNNIITTENMERVYGIHVKIMEISPNRKICVPIEILTDYNK; encoded by the coding sequence GTGACTATCTTAGAAGTTAAAAATGCCACTTTTGCTTATGAAAATTCCGATAATATCTTTGAGGGTGTAAATTTAACTGTTGATAGGGGGGACGTGATCTGCATACTGGGATCTAATGGGTGTGGTAAAACCACGTTAATGAAATGCATGAACAAACTGCATGAACTTAAAGATGGTGCTGTTTATATCAACGGTGAAAACATTAAAACCATGGATCAGCGTACAATAGCACGCAACATTGGATACATTCCACAGGGCCATGTTTCAACATTCGCATTTTCAGTATTTGATGTTGTATTAATGGGAAGAACACCACACTTGGACTATTTAGATTCACCTGGAAAGAAAGATAGGTTAATAACAGAGGAAGCCCTTAAAAAGTTTGGAATTTATCATTTAAAGAACAAACCTTACACTTCTTTAAGTGGAGGTGAGCAACAGCTGGTATTTTTTGCAAGGGTAATAGCGCAACAACCTCAAATACTGCTTTTGGACGAACCAACATCTCATCTGGATTTTGGTAACCAATTAAAAACTTTGAACATAATCTCAAAATTATCACAAGAGGGAATAGCAATTGTTATGACTTCACATTATCCGGATCATGCATTCATATCCGCCAACAAAGTTGCACTTATGAAAGATCAGGGATTTCTGGGTATTGATACACCAAACAACATCATAACCACCGAAAATATGGAAAGAGTATATGGAATTCATGTAAAAATAATGGAAATAAGTCCTAATAGGAAGATATGCGTGCCTATTGAGATATTAACTGATTATAACAAATAA
- a CDS encoding FecCD family ABC transporter permease: MSTEGNSVQRFFSDSEGKKWFLNFILITLPIILFFVSFMIGRYPLSPLEVVTTIIAKFIPSIHVSATAATIVWDIRLPRIMAAILVGAALAVAGAAFQGTFKNPLVSPDILGVSSGAGFGAAIAILLIGIPLIIQMSAFAWGLIAVSITYFVARSIRNSEILVMVLSGMAIASFFTALISLCKYTADPYSKLPQIVYWLMGSLASVTNAQVLMVSIPIIVGISILLILRWRLNVLAMGDEESKSLGVETNKLRFIIIVCCTLITAAAVSISGIIGWVGLIIPHISRMLVGPDHKRLLPATICLGATFLLLIDNISRTVLSIEVPIGILTAIIGAPFFLYLLRRGYNQWT, encoded by the coding sequence ATGTCAACAGAGGGTAACAGCGTACAAAGATTTTTTTCTGACAGTGAAGGAAAGAAGTGGTTTTTAAATTTTATTTTAATTACCCTTCCAATAATTCTGTTTTTTGTATCTTTCATGATAGGAAGATATCCATTGAGTCCATTGGAAGTTGTCACGACGATCATTGCTAAATTTATACCATCAATTCATGTGTCGGCCACTGCAGCAACTATTGTGTGGGACATACGCCTACCTAGGATAATGGCAGCCATTTTGGTGGGGGCAGCACTTGCTGTGGCTGGAGCTGCCTTTCAGGGCACCTTTAAAAATCCTCTTGTTTCCCCGGATATTTTGGGCGTTTCTTCCGGAGCAGGTTTTGGAGCGGCGATAGCTATACTATTGATAGGTATTCCATTAATCATCCAAATGTCAGCATTTGCATGGGGCCTTATTGCTGTTTCTATCACTTACTTCGTCGCAAGATCAATCAGGAATTCGGAAATACTTGTGATGGTGTTGAGTGGTATGGCAATAGCTTCATTTTTTACTGCCTTAATATCTCTTTGCAAGTACACAGCTGATCCATACTCAAAACTGCCCCAGATAGTGTACTGGTTAATGGGGAGTTTGGCTTCGGTGACCAATGCCCAAGTTCTCATGGTTTCAATACCCATAATTGTTGGAATAAGTATTTTGCTCATTTTAAGGTGGAGATTGAATGTTCTTGCAATGGGGGATGAAGAATCTAAATCCCTTGGGGTGGAGACTAATAAGTTGAGGTTCATCATAATAGTCTGTTGTACATTAATTACAGCAGCAGCAGTATCTATAAGTGGTATAATTGGTTGGGTGGGACTTATAATTCCTCATATCAGTAGGATGCTTGTGGGCCCGGATCATAAGAGGCTTTTACCAGCAACCATATGTCTGGGGGCAACGTTCCTGCTTCTAATAGACAACATCTCGCGAACAGTACTTTCAATTGAGGTTCCAATTGGGATTTTAACGGCAATTATTGGTGCTCCATTCTTTTTATATCTCTTAAGAAGGGGGTACAATCAATGGACATAA
- a CDS encoding ABC transporter substrate-binding protein codes for MNKNYLILIAAAILIIVSISGYYITAHGSLVGNGNVTITDMANRSVTVPTNVNKVLTTDPTATVMVYMISPDKLLGLNYQTTSEEQKYMPEKYKGLPSVGGWYGAQTGSYEQFVAMEPDLVFEGVTPDTVSQHSSAPSTIEERQQKMGSIPVVGVLDTSNFTSFDPSITFMGKIMGSEDKAAKLVAYNDKVQKEVKDVVYNIPDSEKVTVYYAEDVDGLKTEPPGSVHAQLIDFCGGKNVANVQQNGGNGETDVAMEQVLKWNPEVIITTDPTFFSNVYNNSQWSGVSAVQNKRVYLSPQSPFKWFDRPTGANMIIGIPWVAKILYPDKFQNLNLTSEVKEFYSEFYNYSLTDDEAKNILVGSGLNTT; via the coding sequence ATGAATAAAAATTATTTGATTTTAATTGCAGCAGCCATTCTTATTATTGTATCAATTTCAGGTTATTACATTACTGCTCATGGCTCATTGGTGGGTAATGGGAATGTTACAATTACTGATATGGCCAACAGATCTGTTACTGTCCCGACAAATGTTAATAAAGTTCTCACAACCGATCCAACAGCAACAGTTATGGTTTATATGATCAGTCCAGACAAGCTATTGGGATTGAATTACCAGACAACATCTGAAGAGCAGAAATACATGCCAGAAAAGTACAAAGGCCTTCCTTCTGTTGGAGGATGGTACGGGGCACAGACAGGTAGTTATGAACAATTCGTTGCAATGGAACCTGACTTGGTATTTGAAGGAGTAACACCGGACACAGTGTCACAACATTCATCTGCACCCTCAACCATTGAGGAAAGGCAGCAGAAAATGGGATCCATTCCAGTGGTGGGGGTTTTAGATACGAGTAACTTCACATCCTTTGATCCATCCATAACATTCATGGGAAAAATAATGGGATCCGAAGACAAAGCAGCTAAACTAGTTGCCTACAATGATAAAGTACAAAAAGAAGTTAAAGATGTGGTTTATAACATACCTGACTCTGAGAAGGTAACTGTTTATTATGCAGAGGATGTGGATGGTCTTAAAACAGAACCTCCGGGATCTGTTCATGCCCAGTTAATAGATTTCTGTGGTGGCAAGAACGTGGCAAATGTACAGCAAAATGGAGGCAATGGTGAAACAGATGTGGCCATGGAACAGGTTCTCAAATGGAATCCTGAGGTAATTATCACAACAGATCCAACATTCTTCAGCAATGTTTATAACAATTCACAGTGGAGTGGTGTGAGTGCAGTACAAAACAAAAGAGTCTACCTTTCCCCACAATCTCCATTCAAATGGTTTGACCGGCCCACAGGAGCAAACATGATAATTGGAATTCCATGGGTTGCAAAAATTTTATACCCTGACAAATTCCAGAATTTGAATTTAACATCAGAGGTTAAGGAGTTCTATTCAGAATTTTACAACTACTCCCTAACAGACGATGAAGCGAAAAATATCCTGGTTGGATCGGGTTTAAACACAACGTAA
- a CDS encoding class I SAM-dependent methyltransferase, with translation MDEHNGLIDPLNDINWSYYWQKELMELPPSNKSKDWDNIAKKFKEWMKKDDYPEKLLDKIKTHPNNSVLDIGCGEGTITLEIAKHVSEVTCIDLSTEMLEILDQKAQTEGIKNLTYLQGDMMDISLESLGEKDVVVASRCLNGVMEIETILRKLNNIGKSVYITLRHSGNFNPETNISKIINREYPKYPSYMYVCNILHKMGITANVEKLECDTLNIYEDMDEVMDRYRWKMGGLAHDEEMLLRDHFKKILVTNEEGYLENPEESSDWILIWWKN, from the coding sequence ATGGATGAACACAATGGATTAATAGATCCCCTCAACGACATTAACTGGTCATACTACTGGCAAAAAGAATTAATGGAACTACCTCCATCCAATAAAAGTAAAGACTGGGATAATATAGCTAAAAAATTTAAAGAATGGATGAAAAAGGATGACTATCCAGAAAAACTCCTAGATAAAATAAAAACCCATCCTAATAATTCAGTTTTAGATATAGGTTGTGGAGAGGGAACCATAACTTTAGAGATTGCAAAACATGTTTCAGAAGTGACATGTATTGATCTGTCTACTGAAATGCTCGAAATTCTTGACCAGAAAGCTCAAACAGAAGGAATTAAAAATTTAACCTATTTGCAGGGGGATATGATGGATATTTCCCTGGAATCCTTAGGGGAGAAGGATGTTGTTGTTGCGTCACGCTGTCTAAATGGTGTAATGGAAATAGAAACGATCCTCAGGAAACTAAATAACATTGGAAAAAGTGTTTATATAACTTTAAGGCATTCTGGAAATTTTAATCCGGAAACTAACATATCAAAAATCATTAACCGGGAGTATCCAAAATATCCAAGCTACATGTACGTCTGCAACATTCTACATAAAATGGGGATAACTGCGAATGTTGAAAAATTGGAATGTGACACTTTGAACATATACGAAGATATGGACGAAGTGATGGACAGATATCGATGGAAAATGGGCGGTTTAGCCCATGATGAAGAAATGCTGCTCAGAGATCATTTTAAAAAGATATTAGTAACCAACGAAGAGGGGTATCTTGAAAATCCTGAGGAAAGTTCGGATTGGATACTCATATGGTGGAAGAATTAG
- a CDS encoding DUF2149 domain-containing protein, which yields MSKKRRFLDDSDEEDPTSGIINLTDCMLVLAVGFLVFAIMAMHSNPTLLSESSGTVQNTVTVNGQSQSLNNSPENGSNAGNGYEQVGTVYKDPETGKLIMIN from the coding sequence ATGTCAAAGAAAAGAAGATTTTTAGATGATAGTGATGAGGAGGATCCCACTTCTGGAATAATTAACCTCACAGATTGTATGTTGGTACTGGCAGTGGGATTTCTGGTATTTGCAATCATGGCGATGCATAGTAATCCTACCCTACTATCAGAATCATCTGGAACTGTTCAAAACACTGTAACAGTCAATGGACAATCACAATCACTAAATAACAGCCCTGAAAATGGATCGAACGCAGGAAATGGATATGAACAAGTAGGTACCGTATATAAGGATCCTGAAACTGGTAAGTTGATTATGATTAATTAG
- a CDS encoding MotA/TolQ/ExbB proton channel family protein — translation MIIFGSEILTNLLHLIAESLLIPVVIILIGFFTFAILSLGSCVTEKFSRVKFGVDKTEKLIRAISKSANPEEMKEHVRSSHLDVNMKNILIKIINNQDIDVVSRKALANKLIEELELQYSNITQKTDILVRLGPTMGLMGTLIPLGPGLAALGNGDINALAQALTISFDTTITGLAAGAIGFIISRYRKKWYMDDLSILEAIVTSTLEALERCQRKEDF, via the coding sequence ATGATAATTTTTGGAAGCGAAATTTTAACCAATTTATTACATTTAATCGCTGAAAGTTTGCTTATTCCTGTTGTTATAATTCTCATAGGTTTTTTTACCTTTGCAATCTTGAGTTTGGGCAGTTGTGTAACAGAAAAATTTTCAAGGGTTAAATTTGGTGTTGATAAGACAGAAAAACTAATAAGGGCAATTTCAAAATCAGCAAATCCTGAAGAGATGAAAGAACATGTTCGAAGCAGTCATCTTGATGTTAACATGAAAAACATTCTGATTAAAATAATTAACAACCAAGATATTGATGTTGTATCTAGAAAAGCACTTGCAAATAAACTTATTGAAGAGTTGGAACTTCAATATTCAAATATAACTCAAAAAACTGATATATTGGTAAGATTAGGGCCTACTATGGGTTTGATGGGGACTCTTATTCCCCTTGGTCCGGGATTGGCTGCCCTTGGAAATGGAGATATTAATGCACTTGCTCAAGCTTTAACTATATCGTTTGATACCACCATCACTGGATTGGCAGCCGGCGCAATTGGATTCATAATTTCCAGATACAGAAAGAAGTGGTACATGGATGATCTTTCCATATTAGAGGCCATTGTTACATCTACATTGGAGGCTTTAGAAAGATGTCAAAGAAAAGAAGATTTTTAG
- a CDS encoding DUF2162 domain-containing protein → MTFISVTWSFLIITIIILFGTMNGLGIALKKISKLNFAFITLIYAIVIFVLLFIIGLNNYLSYDFFKHYIAEITGILGLLIFLAGILTIKNWKCNKEITYLNNPAFTVPVIGGTVGVTSVYVLLIGPNFGNNIELILTIILGLLIISFIAFGVSKFLKKLEKPYPIIVTNFMVLVGFFFIMFAAFIPNIATLSNLHMNPLYLRSTDYVAFLVIAVAGIFLCGVFIQNMRMQKETML, encoded by the coding sequence ATGACGTTTATATCAGTGACTTGGAGTTTTCTTATTATAACCATTATAATCCTTTTTGGTACTATGAACGGATTAGGAATAGCTTTAAAAAAAATAAGCAAACTCAATTTTGCATTTATAACCCTAATATATGCTATAGTAATATTTGTGTTGTTGTTTATCATCGGTTTAAACAATTATTTATCATATGATTTTTTTAAGCACTATATAGCTGAAATAACCGGAATTTTAGGATTATTGATCTTTTTGGCAGGAATATTAACCATTAAAAACTGGAAATGTAACAAGGAAATCACCTATTTAAATAATCCTGCATTCACAGTACCTGTAATAGGTGGTACTGTTGGTGTGACATCAGTTTATGTACTGTTAATTGGGCCAAATTTTGGAAATAACATTGAATTAATACTAACAATAATTTTAGGACTATTAATAATCAGTTTTATAGCATTTGGGGTTTCAAAATTTTTGAAAAAACTAGAAAAGCCATATCCTATCATTGTAACAAATTTCATGGTTTTAGTAGGATTTTTTTTCATAATGTTTGCAGCATTCATACCGAACATAGCCACATTATCTAACTTACACATGAATCCACTGTATCTAAGATCGACGGATTACGTGGCTTTCCTTGTGATTGCAGTAGCAGGCATCTTCTTATGCGGAGTCTTTATACAGAACATGCGAATGCAGAAAGAAACCATGTTATGA
- a CDS encoding right-handed parallel beta-helix repeat-containing protein encodes MNIRNKHVISMILFIAVISVSFCNVQPASAATMNIQQSSYYNTTSFSLNDQIQNIIDSAKDGDTLTFMGKYYGNLSLIIKKSLNLITNVNTTVTGDTSGQPVFFVTGSGSRWTNITGFNIKSTNEAISVKNTSNVTVSKNTVTSTKGTGIKVSGSTGVTVKKNTVSSSQTGVSVRNSQNSTIKNNNVKNSAINGVEIENSHDIKVSNNNISFSNKHGTSIANSQNIDLEGNDIEHVQNNGVNLIYTDSVILNNNTISNNGVHGVYLGINVKNTQIAYNIITNNLKYGIELDGSGSTTNITNTDITNNTISGNKIGIDVNSGTDNLNIIQNAITKNKGNDEDSGIGINFGWGYKESTTLSVYYNVITDNERREVCASDYSKKTSIGYNWYGSDDPRQVRVCPYVSSEYVNWMTTESNGKFTTIFYGADGQVATLLPNFDIIYQLNNGKKVRVTVKNGVATVTFPSSEYKLTGNLLTIQTTSQKKQMSLDDEEVKEILKYLNQNNGNNGNGNNGNGNNGNGDNGNGNGGNNSNGNGNNGNGNGSSGTGGNNGNGNSNNGNTNTPGNNGQINNGNSGGNTAQSSSTSSSSYSGSPKLERTSAQIDGAAEEAQSTSSQDQASDQTKTAQEILLDNVNPNLWSIVALVLLIATIVVVYYRKEIELMYRK; translated from the coding sequence TTGAATATAAGAAATAAACATGTAATATCAATGATTCTGTTTATCGCAGTGATAAGTGTTAGTTTTTGTAATGTTCAACCCGCATCTGCAGCAACAATGAATATTCAACAATCATCTTACTACAACACCACAAGTTTTTCACTAAACGACCAGATTCAGAATATAATTGATTCTGCAAAGGATGGGGACACATTAACCTTCATGGGAAAATACTATGGAAATTTGTCCCTCATAATCAAAAAATCACTAAACTTAATCACCAACGTCAACACCACGGTTACAGGAGATACATCTGGACAACCCGTGTTTTTTGTGACAGGAAGTGGAAGCAGATGGACCAATATAACAGGATTTAATATAAAATCTACAAATGAGGCTATATCTGTTAAAAATACTTCTAACGTAACAGTATCAAAAAATACTGTGACTTCAACCAAGGGAACTGGAATAAAAGTATCCGGAAGTACCGGCGTTACAGTTAAGAAAAACACAGTGAGTTCATCTCAAACAGGTGTATCTGTTAGAAACAGTCAAAATAGCACTATAAAAAACAATAATGTGAAAAATTCTGCTATTAACGGTGTTGAAATAGAAAATAGCCATGATATCAAAGTATCAAACAATAACATATCCTTCAGTAATAAACACGGCACTTCAATAGCAAACAGTCAAAATATTGATTTAGAAGGTAACGATATTGAACACGTACAAAACAATGGTGTAAATCTGATTTATACGGATAGTGTAATTCTCAACAACAATACAATAAGTAATAATGGAGTTCACGGAGTTTACCTAGGTATAAACGTTAAAAACACCCAAATAGCTTATAATATCATAACTAACAATCTTAAATATGGAATTGAACTTGATGGTTCGGGTTCAACAACAAACATAACTAACACAGATATAACTAACAACACAATCAGTGGAAATAAAATTGGAATTGATGTCAATTCTGGAACGGATAATTTAAACATAATCCAAAACGCCATCACTAAGAATAAAGGTAATGATGAAGATTCAGGGATTGGTATTAATTTTGGATGGGGATACAAAGAATCTACTACCCTGTCTGTATATTACAATGTTATAACTGACAATGAAAGAAGAGAAGTTTGTGCAAGTGATTACAGCAAGAAAACCAGTATTGGATACAATTGGTATGGATCAGACGACCCGCGACAAGTGAGAGTTTGTCCATATGTAAGCTCAGAATATGTCAATTGGATGACTACTGAATCCAATGGAAAGTTTACAACAATATTTTATGGTGCTGATGGTCAGGTTGCTACGTTGCTTCCTAATTTTGATATAATATACCAATTGAACAATGGAAAAAAAGTTAGAGTTACTGTAAAAAATGGTGTTGCAACTGTAACATTCCCTTCATCAGAGTATAAACTTACTGGTAACCTATTGACGATTCAAACAACATCCCAAAAAAAGCAAATGTCACTAGATGATGAGGAAGTTAAGGAAATTCTGAAATATCTAAATCAAAACAATGGAAACAATGGTAATGGAAACAATGGTAATGGAAACAATGGTAATGGAGATAATGGTAACGGAAATGGCGGTAACAATAGTAATGGTAATGGGAATAATGGTAATGGTAATGGCAGCAGTGGAACGGGTGGAAATAATGGGAATGGGAACAGTAACAATGGAAATACCAACACTCCTGGAAATAACGGCCAAATAAATAATGGAAATTCCGGAGGTAACACAGCCCAATCCTCAAGTACCTCAAGCTCTAGTTATTCTGGTTCTCCAAAGCTTGAAAGAACCAGTGCACAAATAGATGGGGCTGCTGAAGAAGCACAATCTACATCTAGTCAGGATCAAGCAAGTGATCAGACTAAAACAGCACAAGAAATTTTATTGGATAATGTGAATCCCAACTTGTGGAGTATTGTTGCACTTGTACTGTTGATTGCAACTATTGTTGTGGTTTATTACAGGAAAGAAATCGAATTGATGTACAGGAAGTAA
- a CDS encoding right-handed parallel beta-helix repeat-containing protein → MKFNNRWISLLMVVMGIFIVNLAFTGPVAATVWTINETDHGMVTNSNIQKIIDNAQPGDTILFTGNQYTMINLAINKPLNIISTVGTQVYSCEMMIPSGSDELTAFSIYGGASGTNLTGFNIHNNNAGYAVNINNTTNIQVSNCSMSSWGGVGLNMRDSQNITINNNTLYSSATGIKLNNSSSASITNNIITNNDENGILFASNVSNTLINGNNITSNKYIGINIFESCNNTTITSNSITQNVATDSNDGYGIYINTTINGLNITGNYIFKNGNFGICNDLGVTTLVNGTETLNNNFISGHVIRDVVRYIDDGTGEIVRAPVWIGETCFGGAKRLCPSAVVSGEAVLGNITTKSNGIFSVSFVDSKTGINQTGFGSFYVTFFLNKNDTTKGSADIGDVWQNVLVKNGTATVDFGKYDFKSANNTIFALAPYLSFQTAQKTLYPISNSDIPKLTLSSTLNTTKTVIKNGESIIYKFTVKNSNNRDATNLKISNILSSNYFTSSAKPSQGTYSNGIWNIGTLKAGSSLSISINAVAKKSGVIKSQAQISGSNVNPTFSNSAQVTVNKYVNLAYKNTLSTTKVKRGGYAYVRTTITNTGKDSSDLIKVYMSLPTGVKRISTNYPSEFNKTSKIWGLKIPAGKSVTLTTKVQVTNKGTKTIKFNNNGKTVNKSLTAY, encoded by the coding sequence TTGAAATTTAATAACAGATGGATCTCTTTATTGATGGTTGTCATGGGAATTTTCATAGTGAATCTTGCTTTTACAGGCCCTGTTGCAGCCACTGTATGGACAATAAATGAAACAGATCATGGAATGGTAACCAACAGTAACATACAAAAAATAATTGACAATGCCCAACCGGGGGATACAATACTGTTTACTGGAAATCAGTACACTATGATAAATCTTGCAATAAATAAACCACTAAACATCATCAGTACAGTGGGCACTCAGGTTTATTCATGTGAAATGATGATTCCAAGCGGATCAGACGAATTAACAGCATTTTCCATCTATGGAGGGGCTTCTGGAACCAATTTAACAGGGTTCAACATTCACAACAACAACGCAGGCTATGCCGTAAACATAAACAACACAACTAACATCCAAGTATCAAATTGCAGCATGAGCTCTTGGGGTGGTGTTGGCCTGAACATGAGGGACAGTCAAAATATTACCATTAACAACAACACATTATATTCGTCAGCCACGGGTATAAAATTAAATAATTCAAGCTCAGCTTCCATAACAAACAATATAATAACAAATAACGATGAAAATGGAATATTATTTGCAAGCAATGTTTCAAACACCCTGATCAACGGTAACAACATCACTTCCAACAAATACATTGGTATAAACATTTTTGAATCCTGCAACAATACCACCATAACATCAAATTCAATTACTCAGAACGTTGCAACAGATTCAAATGATGGTTATGGAATTTACATTAACACCACAATCAATGGACTTAACATCACAGGTAACTACATCTTCAAGAATGGTAATTTCGGCATTTGCAATGATTTAGGAGTAACAACGCTTGTAAATGGAACTGAAACATTGAATAACAACTTCATCTCCGGCCATGTTATAAGGGATGTTGTAAGGTACATTGATGATGGAACTGGAGAAATTGTCAGGGCACCTGTGTGGATAGGAGAAACTTGTTTCGGAGGAGCTAAAAGACTTTGTCCTTCTGCAGTTGTATCTGGCGAAGCAGTACTAGGAAACATCACTACCAAATCCAATGGAATTTTTTCTGTTTCATTTGTTGACAGTAAAACAGGAATCAATCAAACAGGATTCGGTTCTTTTTACGTGACTTTCTTCCTTAACAAAAATGATACAACAAAGGGATCTGCTGATATAGGGGATGTATGGCAGAATGTCTTGGTAAAAAATGGAACAGCCACAGTTGATTTTGGTAAATATGACTTCAAATCAGCTAACAACACCATATTTGCATTAGCTCCTTACTTATCGTTTCAAACAGCACAAAAAACACTATACCCCATCAGTAATTCAGATATTCCCAAATTAACACTATCATCAACCTTAAACACAACAAAAACTGTGATAAAGAATGGTGAAAGTATAATATACAAATTTACTGTGAAAAATTCAAATAACAGAGATGCAACGAACCTTAAAATATCCAATATTTTATCATCCAACTACTTCACCAGCTCTGCAAAACCATCACAGGGAACCTATTCAAATGGAATATGGAACATCGGAACGCTCAAAGCAGGAAGCTCATTAAGCATCAGCATAAATGCAGTAGCCAAAAAATCAGGTGTAATCAAGTCACAGGCACAGATCTCAGGTTCAAATGTAAACCCAACATTTTCAAACTCTGCACAAGTAACAGTTAACAAGTACGTTAATCTTGCATACAAAAATACTTTAAGCACTACAAAGGTTAAGAGGGGGGGTTATGCTTACGTTAGAACCACCATCACCAACACTGGAAAAGACTCCTCTGATCTTATTAAGGTTTATATGAGTTTGCCAACCGGTGTTAAAAGGATAAGTACAAACTATCCGTCAGAGTTTAATAAAACTTCCAAGATATGGGGTTTAAAGATACCTGCAGGAAAATCTGTAACCCTAACAACCAAAGTACAAGTAACAAACAAGGGAACCAAAACAATAAAATTCAATAACAACGGAAAAACTGTGAACAAATCTTTAACAGCTTATTAA